A genomic region of Palaemon carinicauda isolate YSFRI2023 chromosome 22, ASM3689809v2, whole genome shotgun sequence contains the following coding sequences:
- the LOC137616779 gene encoding myb-like protein X → MGLIIEKEKSKEGEGQEDDDKEERDDDDRDAKKDRRKKRRKKDKTRKTGKLDEGGTSFEIQGGDGDPREGKSQQRKLELLKGYWKTSPREGVSSQEECHPTDRRGVDTKTEGRTDRATDLNDEQKLEKAIHKDARETEKSKDCCRCELSCCLRVQEDMDDIQDEKSDKGEGIEAAKGKELEVIVENVVFDESHSSNNETYLSGRSAMETKTKSTEETSNLGRHPVIKGSRRGHDFPGGSPFSIRRYHEKKSRYQSSRPTSLETIIEDATPSPFFFQDSIIQYPDGREDHRGIRKSPNLFQVRQEEESDDRWGEDSSEEENEEVVVNTLPLRNSRIFRGVIENLNYIFDNNADNNGTFTPDTTDFLFQDFREEYTLGKRGSISSSSSSKCDYETEERLRDISEKEEEEDEEEEEEEEEEEEEEERHSGIGGALKRSFPQSEHSQSLEEAFIQNQPFQKQFQLIKDVEHSVSLPEISRRHKDSSSSSSEETKGNLSFTELGCERPQVVMAGERGEAWEQEESLRRFYFLKDMSGGSDIEWSCCENLSTPKMTPRIESLDSSTCNIDEGDLADRPFNPQEVIDVASGAWDESMGRHDDGSHEMQSQTKVDSCTGFEKSSEKELDENVVLETKGGIEERISSFEVQRTVETQDTRDKEENKSVMNIGFGSKSIVNSLSDLRNKFPSRQTPNLATDSLRKVSFTVYIQYEAISTEIIPKELSTQGETGKIPHAKEENQLAIARPLHETTEGEGSLLMQDGDFRMNYQLKLLKGNDDASSPTMNSNRQTYISHFVLCNTG, encoded by the coding sequence ATGGGCttgataatagaaaaagaaaagagcAAGGAGGGGGAAGGCCAAGAGGACGATGATAAGGAAGAGCGAGACGATGATGATAGGGACGCGAAGAAAGACAGAAGAAAGAAacgaagaaaaaaagacaaaactcGAAAGACAGGGAAACTGGACGAAGGAGGCACTTCCTTCGAAATTCAAGGTGGCGATGGAGACCCGAGGGAGGGAAAAAGCCAGCAAAGGAAACTAGAACTTTTGAAAGGCTATTGGAAAACATCCCCTCGTGAAGGGGTCTCCTCTCAGGAGGAATGTCACCCAACTGACAGAAGAGGCGTGGATACGAAGACAGAGGGACGGACGGACCGGGCTACGGATTTAAATGACGAGCAGAAATTAGAAAAGGCAATACACAAGGATGCGAGGGAAACGGAGAAATCAAAGGACTGCTGTAGATGCGAACTATCGTGTTGCCTGAGGGTACAGGAAGATATGGATGATATCCAGGATGAAAAATCTGATAAAGGAGAggggatagaggctgccaaaggaAAGGAGTTAGAAGTGATAGTTGAAAATGTTGTTTTTGATGAAAGTCATTCTAGTAATAATGAGACATATCTATCAGGCAGAAGTGCCATGGAAACCAAGACTAAATCAACAGAAGAAACAAGTAACCTGGGGCGTCACCCCGTCATTAAAGGGTCCAGGAGGGGACACGATTTCCCAGGTGGTAGCCCCTTTAGTATCCGGAGATACCACGAGAAAAAGAGCCGCTATCAATCATCCAGACCTACATCGCTGGAAACTATAATCGAAGATGCAACTCCTTCACCTTTCTTCTTCCAGGATTCTATTATCCAATATCCTGACGGCAGAGAAGACCATCGCGGTATTAGAAAAAGCCCGAACCTCTTCCAGGTCAGGCAAGAAGAAGAAAGCGATGACAGGTGGGGGGAGGACAGTTCAGAGGAAGAAAATGAGGAAGTAGTCGTAAATACTCTTCCACTTAGAAACTCTAGAATATTTCGAGGTGTCATAGAAAATTTGAATTACATATTTGACAATAATGCCGACAACAATGGCACATTCACACCTGACACGACGGATTTCTTGTTCCAGGATTTTCGTGAAGAATACACTTTGGGTAAGAGAGGTAGCATTAGCTCGTCAAGTAGTTCAAAATGCGATTATGAAACGGAAGAACGCTTAAGAGACATTtctgagaaagaggaagaggaggatgaggaggaggaggaggaggaggaggaggaggaggaggaggaggaacgtcACTCTGGTATTGGAGGGGCATTGAAACGTTCATTTCCACAATCTGAACATTCTCAGTCACTTGAGGAAGCATTCATTCAAAACCAACCATTTCAAAAGCAATTCCAGCTTATAAAAGACGTCGAGCATTCAGTTAGTTTGCCTGAAATAAGTCGACGTCacaaggattcttcttcttcttcctccgaagAAACGAAGGGAAATCTTTCTTTTACCGAACTTGGTTGTGAACGGCCTCAGGTGGTAATGGCAGGGGAGCGGGGAGAGGCGTGGGAACAGGAGGAAAGTCTCAGGAGATTCTATTTCCTAAAGGATATGTCTGGTGGAAGTGATATTGAGTGGTCTTGCTGTGAAAACCTCTCGACCCCCAAAATGACTCCACGCATTGAGAGCCTTGATAGCAGCACTTGCAATATTGATGAAGGTGATCTCGCAGATAGACCCTTTAACCCACAAGAAGTTATTGATGTAGCTTCGGGGGCTTGGGATGAATCGATGGGCAGGCATGATGATGGTTCGCATGAGATGCAAAGTCAAACTAAGGTCGATTCATGCACTGGGTTTGAAAAGTCGAGTGAAAAAGAACTAGATGAAAATGTTGTACTCGAGACAAAGGGAGGAATTGAAGAAAGAATTTCTTCCTTTGAAGTCCAGAGAACGGTTGAAACACAAGACACTCgggataaagaagaaaataaaagtgtAATGAATATTGGTTTTGGTAGTAAAAGTATAGTAAATTCCTTATCAGATCTCAGGAATAAATTCCCAAGTAGACAAACTCCAAATTTAGCAACCGATTCTTTGCGTAAAGTCTCGTTTACAGTTTACATCCAGTATGAGGCAATATCAACAGAAATTATTCCGAAAGAATTGAGTACTCAGGGTGAAACTGGAAAAATTCCGCACGCGAAGGAAGAAAACCAGCTGGCAATAGCTAGGCCCTTACATGAAACAACAGAGGGAGAGGGCAGTTTGTTAATGCAGGACGGCGACTTCAGGATGAACTATCAGCTGAAACTTCTGAAAG